The Anolis sagrei isolate rAnoSag1 chromosome Y, rAnoSag1.mat, whole genome shotgun sequence genome contains a region encoding:
- the LOC132781700 gene encoding probable G-protein coupled receptor 33, with the protein MDKTKPMKYISVKEMNTSYNSEASINIALGSFVLVSFLLGMGMNGTIFWLLWRKMTRTLNTLWFLHLTLSYLIACCTLPFFGIYNVLNLHWVFKDVVCKLVFFFLTLGMVSTVFLLTTISLDRYLLICHPVWSQHNRTIPRAWKLITGVWLLSVCISAPYLAFSETQEADKDRSTCKINYTVYEKWDGKKMELVFIVIRFSLNFWLPFFIIMFCYCSVGWEMKKKRLARTGKPFKVLGVAVASFFIFRVPFYLYMCFRLTPLEETQEHLRITFHIGICLNICFTPVLYLFVGEKFQQVFKMSIVVLLKKAFTEDPRMLVDVANLRTEEMQIRVVHSG; encoded by the coding sequence ATGGACAAGACAAAACCCATGAAATATATCTCAGTCAAGGAAATGAACACCAGCTACAACTCAGAAGCTTCCATTAACATAGCCCTTGGCTCCTTTGTCTTAGTATCTTTTCTGTTGGGGATGGGTATGAATGGGACCATTTTCTGGTTGCTGTGGAGGAAGATGACGAGAACTCTAAACACACTCTGGTTCCTCCATCTGACTCTCTCCTATTTGATTGCCTGTTGCACTCTGCCATTCTTTGGCATCTACAATGTCCTCAATCTCCATTGGGTCTTTAAGGATGTCgtgtgcaagcttgttttcttctttcttactCTGGGGATGGTCTCTACAGTCTTCCTACTCACCACCATCAGCCTGGACCGCTACCTTCTCATCTGCCATCCTGTCTGGTCCCAACACAATCGTACAATACCTCGGGCATGGAAACTGATCACAGGGGTCTGGCTTCTTTCTGTGTGTATAAGTGCCCCTTACTTGGCTTTCTCTGAGACTCAAGAGGCAGACAAAGATCGGAGCACATGCAAAATTAATTATACAGTCTATGAAAAGTGGGATGGAAAGAAAATGGAACTGGTTTTCATTGTGATTCGGTTCTCACTGAACTTCTGGCTTCCTTTCTTTATCATCATGTTCTGCTATTGTTCAGTGGGTTgggaaatgaagaagaaaaggttGGCGAGGACAGGGAAGCCCTTCAAGGTGCTCGGGGTTGCTGTGGCATCTTTCTTCATCTTCAGGGTTCCCTTCTACCTCTATATGTGTTTCCGTCTGACACCACTAGAAGAGACTCAAGAACATCTGCGGATAACTTTTCACATTGGAATCTGCCTTAATATCTGTTTCACTCCTGTTCTCTATCTCTTTGTTGGAGAGAAATTCCAACAAGTCTTCAAGATGTCTATTGTAGTTCTGCTTAAGAAAGCTTTCACAGAAGACCCCAGAATGCTAGTGGATGTGGCAAATCTTAGAACAGAAGAAATGCAgattagggttgtgcattcggGGTAA